Proteins encoded together in one Candidatus Methylomirabilota bacterium window:
- a CDS encoding YetF domain-containing protein has protein sequence MNILVPDIAVAEKIIRSIAVYGFLLVAFRLAGKRQLGQMTAFDLIVLLIISNVLQNAAIGNDNSLGGGLLGASVIMILNLLIAWLTFRRKPIERIVENSPTILVKHGHVLRANLARELMSMAELRAALRKEGVATFAEVRYAILEEDGHVTVIRRGHVPA, from the coding sequence AAGATCATCCGCTCCATCGCCGTCTACGGCTTTCTGCTCGTGGCCTTCCGCCTCGCGGGCAAGCGCCAGCTCGGCCAGATGACGGCGTTCGACCTGATCGTTCTGCTCATCATCAGCAATGTCCTCCAGAACGCGGCCATCGGCAACGACAACTCCCTGGGCGGCGGGCTCCTGGGCGCCTCCGTGATCATGATCCTCAACCTCCTGATTGCCTGGTTGACCTTTCGTCGCAAGCCGATCGAGCGCATTGTCGAGAACTCCCCGACCATCCTCGTCAAGCATGGCCACGTCTTACGCGCCAACCTCGCCCGGGAGCTCATGAGCATGGCCGAGCTCCGCGCGGCCCTGCGCAAGGAAGGCGTGGCCACCTTCGCCGAGGTCCGCTACGCCATCCTGGAAGAGGACGGTCACGTGACCGTCATCCGGCGGGGGCACGTGCCTGCGTGA